In Pseudobacter ginsenosidimutans, the following are encoded in one genomic region:
- a CDS encoding OmpA family protein: MKRFLILSILLAAVSTIHAQVNLPKRAEQRAKDKTGYKVDESVDKGIDSAFSKTGRAIGNLFKKKDKNNKKSTTEEEQGTGRNIEATAERKGSTGTTNNSGTAKNVNSATDFVPGGTVLFADNFEKDAMGDFPAQWNTNGSGKIVTIDGLEGRWLDVVHNCIITPVLNKPLPENSTIEFDLFLRSEGERSTPFIQFGLTQVRDILREDMFYKDRFFINLHRYTEEDGKTLEYGLKNDVIGNKSNFPLTSYVNKVLHVAIAVNKSRIRLYLDDNKIIDLPRALTDNMRYFFLNNNAVIPASETGMYISNVRIASAETDARSLLIKQLMEEGKAVTNDILFDVNGDKIRAASFSVINQFGEAMQKNPSLKIKITGHTDNDGADAANLALSQKRAAAVKNYITENFAVTGSRIQTDGKGESQPVASNTTADGKAKNRRVEFLKL, from the coding sequence ATGAAACGTTTTCTTATCCTTTCCATTCTTTTGGCAGCTGTATCTACCATACATGCACAGGTGAACCTCCCCAAAAGGGCTGAGCAAAGGGCTAAAGATAAAACCGGATACAAGGTGGATGAATCAGTGGACAAAGGGATCGACTCTGCCTTTTCAAAAACCGGAAGGGCGATCGGAAACCTGTTCAAAAAAAAGGACAAAAACAACAAGAAATCTACCACTGAGGAAGAGCAGGGGACTGGCAGAAACATCGAGGCAACGGCTGAAAGGAAGGGAAGTACAGGCACCACCAATAACAGCGGAACCGCAAAGAATGTGAACAGTGCAACGGACTTCGTACCCGGAGGAACCGTTTTGTTTGCGGACAATTTTGAGAAAGATGCAATGGGCGACTTCCCTGCACAGTGGAATACCAATGGTAGCGGGAAGATCGTTACTATTGACGGACTGGAAGGACGCTGGCTTGATGTTGTTCATAATTGCATTATTACCCCGGTATTGAATAAGCCGCTTCCTGAAAACAGTACCATCGAATTCGATCTTTTCCTCAGGTCTGAAGGAGAGCGCAGCACGCCGTTCATTCAATTCGGACTTACACAGGTGCGCGATATTTTGCGGGAGGACATGTTTTATAAAGATCGTTTTTTCATCAACCTGCACCGCTATACAGAGGAAGATGGTAAAACACTCGAGTATGGTTTGAAGAATGATGTGATCGGCAACAAAAGCAATTTCCCGCTTACATCTTATGTGAACAAAGTGCTGCATGTGGCTATCGCAGTAAACAAATCACGCATCAGGCTTTACCTGGATGATAATAAGATCATCGATCTGCCCCGCGCACTAACCGATAATATGCGATATTTTTTTCTGAACAATAATGCCGTGATCCCCGCTTCTGAAACCGGTATGTATATCAGCAATGTTCGTATCGCTTCTGCCGAAACTGATGCCCGCAGCCTGTTGATCAAACAATTGATGGAAGAAGGAAAAGCGGTGACCAATGATATCCTGTTTGATGTGAACGGCGATAAGATCAGGGCTGCATCTTTTTCCGTTATCAACCAGTTCGGCGAAGCCATGCAGAAGAACCCGTCTTTGAAAATAAAGATCACAGGCCACACGGATAATGATGGAGCGGATGCCGCTAACCTGGCTTTGTCGCAGAAAAGGGCTGCAGCCGTGAAGAACTATATCACGGAAAATTTTGCAGTGACCGGCTCCCGGATCCAGACGGATGGAAAAGGAGAATCACAGCCGGTTGCCAGCAATACCACTGCCGATGGAAAAGCAAAGAACCGCAGAGTTGAATTTCTAAAACTTTAA
- a CDS encoding response regulator transcription factor codes for MAIKVLVYDDNEALRTSIEALIMAEDDFLLLAVMPNAETVETDVKELQPDVVLMDIDMPVINGVMAVQRIRQFNQQLPVIMLTVFDDNDNIFKAICAGASGYLLKQNATSEIPGAIRTVMAGGAPMTGSVARKVLQMVPKAVNTEQEKSNLSEKETAILQLLVKGFSYKMIATELRISIDTVRFHIKKIYDKLHVHSATEAVSRAIRDKLV; via the coding sequence ATGGCAATTAAAGTACTGGTATACGATGACAATGAGGCGCTGCGGACCAGCATTGAAGCGTTGATAATGGCAGAAGATGATTTTTTGCTGCTGGCTGTAATGCCGAATGCTGAAACAGTGGAAACTGATGTAAAGGAGTTGCAGCCAGATGTAGTGCTGATGGACATTGATATGCCGGTAATAAATGGGGTGATGGCCGTTCAAAGGATCAGGCAGTTCAACCAGCAATTGCCTGTGATCATGCTGACTGTTTTTGATGATAATGATAATATCTTCAAAGCGATCTGCGCCGGCGCTTCCGGTTATCTCCTCAAACAAAATGCAACCAGCGAAATTCCCGGCGCTATCCGGACGGTGATGGCCGGAGGCGCACCCATGACGGGGTCCGTTGCCAGGAAAGTATTGCAGATGGTGCCCAAAGCCGTCAATACAGAACAGGAAAAAAGCAATCTTTCAGAAAAGGAAACTGCCATTCTCCAGTTATTGGTGAAGGGATTCAGTTACAAAATGATCGCCACGGAACTGCGCATCAGTATAGACACTGTTCGCTTCCATATCAAGAAGATCTACGATAAACTTCACGTCCATTCCGCTACTGAAGCGGTTTCCCGCGCTATCAGGGATAAGCTTGTGTAA
- a CDS encoding ATP-binding protein: MKFRQHLYWLIPAILLTGTASRAQLHVRDSVRVFDLIAKAEEFFSSSGYDSALHYCTIAENYSRQKNYKKGIAFSIIERTDILMDKGELDAAAQQASGSHAIGLQLKDSLIIAITAMQMAQVNMYGNKYDEAIPFFEKCIHYFSNHPSRYAALAYNDFGYTYGIKGELDKKANCLIRSIDIYESLGEGYDGEKAAAYNNLATVYYELKQRNKTIEYAKRSLALREKAGDIARLSLGCCNLSQFYLGVNNQEAIRYQQLCVKYAEQSGDESRILHSYITSSLIASEQKDSNKAVEYELKTIALLEKSKKDPHMLARRYIAAGMAFSKKDSTQAIAYFNKAQQLAGSLNDKFNLRDLYLQRALLYKQHGNFEEAYNNFNSHILYRDSIIKSNTASAIAGLEAKYESEKKDNLIARLNAAQEIKTLQIEKQNALLAGNLLEAEKKQNEIDLLSKEKEVQELEISRQDEQLEKQLLLANYNQQQLELAAKEKLLQEKQLKSSRTVRNLLLSGLVLLSIIGYFLFNRYQLKRKIQEQEALLAVRNNIAKDLHDEIGSTLTSIRILSEVSGKNLQKDNTKASAFIQKITEQSAAAQQGISDIVWAVKPENDKMENMVVRMREYAAQTLECRNIQTAISVDEMLLDISLDMQQRRDFFLIYKEAINNIAKYAEATEVEVVIERNDQQISLMVRDNGTGFNTGITRSSNGLHNMKARAQALNGVLTIDSAPGAGTKIDLQIPIT, encoded by the coding sequence ATGAAATTCAGGCAGCATCTGTATTGGCTGATACCTGCCATCTTGTTGACTGGAACTGCTTCCAGGGCGCAATTGCATGTTAGGGATTCTGTTCGCGTTTTCGATCTAATTGCCAAAGCAGAGGAATTCTTCTCATCTTCCGGGTACGATTCGGCTCTCCATTATTGCACTATCGCTGAAAATTACAGCAGACAAAAAAACTATAAAAAAGGAATCGCTTTTTCGATCATCGAGAGAACGGATATTCTTATGGACAAGGGAGAGCTGGATGCTGCAGCGCAACAGGCTTCCGGTTCACACGCCATCGGATTGCAATTGAAAGATTCCCTGATCATTGCAATCACAGCCATGCAAATGGCGCAGGTGAATATGTATGGAAACAAATACGATGAAGCCATTCCTTTTTTTGAGAAATGCATTCATTATTTCAGTAACCATCCTTCCCGCTATGCAGCGCTTGCATACAATGATTTCGGTTATACATACGGGATAAAAGGAGAATTGGATAAGAAGGCCAATTGTCTGATCAGGTCCATCGATATCTATGAATCGCTGGGAGAAGGCTACGATGGCGAAAAAGCAGCTGCCTATAATAATCTCGCCACAGTTTATTATGAACTGAAGCAACGCAACAAAACCATTGAATACGCAAAACGATCGCTTGCCCTCCGCGAAAAGGCCGGTGATATAGCCCGCTTGTCGCTCGGTTGTTGCAATCTCAGCCAGTTCTATCTTGGTGTGAACAACCAGGAAGCGATCAGGTACCAGCAACTTTGTGTGAAATATGCTGAACAATCAGGGGATGAATCCCGCATTCTCCATTCCTATATCACCAGCTCTCTCATTGCCAGTGAGCAGAAAGACAGCAACAAGGCGGTGGAATATGAGCTGAAAACAATCGCTTTGCTGGAAAAAAGCAAGAAAGACCCTCATATGCTTGCACGCCGATACATAGCTGCAGGCATGGCTTTCTCAAAAAAAGATTCCACACAGGCTATAGCTTATTTCAACAAGGCACAGCAACTGGCAGGCTCCCTGAACGATAAATTCAATCTGCGTGATCTCTACCTGCAACGCGCGCTCCTGTATAAACAGCACGGTAACTTTGAAGAAGCCTATAATAATTTCAATAGCCATATCCTTTACCGGGATAGCATCATAAAATCAAATACCGCATCTGCCATTGCCGGCCTGGAAGCGAAATACGAAAGTGAAAAAAAGGACAACCTTATCGCTCGCCTCAATGCAGCACAGGAGATCAAAACGCTGCAAATAGAAAAACAAAATGCATTGTTGGCAGGCAACCTGCTGGAGGCTGAGAAAAAACAAAATGAGATCGATCTGCTGTCTAAAGAAAAGGAAGTACAGGAATTAGAGATCAGCCGGCAGGATGAACAACTGGAAAAACAATTATTGCTGGCCAATTACAACCAGCAGCAACTGGAGCTGGCCGCCAAAGAAAAATTGTTGCAGGAAAAGCAATTGAAAAGTTCACGCACGGTGCGCAACCTGCTGCTGTCGGGGCTTGTGCTGCTTTCCATCATTGGATATTTTCTTTTTAACCGTTACCAGTTGAAACGGAAGATACAGGAACAGGAAGCATTATTGGCAGTGCGTAACAATATCGCCAAAGACCTGCACGATGAGATCGGGTCCACGCTTACCAGCATCAGGATCCTTTCCGAAGTTTCCGGTAAGAACCTGCAGAAAGACAATACGAAAGCTTCTGCCTTCATTCAAAAGATCACAGAACAGTCCGCCGCAGCCCAGCAGGGCATCAGCGATATCGTGTGGGCCGTGAAACCGGAAAACGATAAAATGGAAAATATGGTCGTCCGGATGAGGGAATATGCAGCCCAGACACTGGAATGCAGGAATATCCAAACTGCAATCAGTGTGGATGAAATGTTGCTGGATATCAGTCTGGACATGCAGCAGCGCCGCGACTTCTTCCTGATCTATAAAGAAGCGATCAATAATATTGCGAAATATGCGGAGGCAACGGAAGTGGAGGTGGTCATCGAAAGAAATGATCAGCAGATCAGTCTGATGGTCCGCGATAATGGAACAGGCTTCAACACTGGCATTACACGCAGCAGCAATGGCCTGCATAATATGAAAGCCCGTGCCCAGGCTTTGAATGGGGTGCTGACGATTGATTCAGCTCCGGGTGCTGGTACAAAAATAGATCTGCAGATCCCCATTACATGA
- a CDS encoding ABC transporter permease, producing the protein MYRNFFKTAWRNIIVNKTNSFINIAGLSVGMAISMLIGLWIWNELSFNKSFSNYNSIAQVMQTETLNGQVSTDKGNVIPLAAELRTKYKEDFTHVVLSSWTMNSMVTAGEKKINTQGNYMEKDAPAILSLRMLAGSFKGFEEYSTVLLSNSVAKALYGNEDPIGKTISIDANRNQQVVGVYEDFPANSSFRDVAFIAPFRDLTTWVNGNENNWYNKSFQVFVQLAAHADMQQVSDKIRNVKLSHIDAQTAKIERPEMLLHPMSRWHLYSKFENGISAGGSIQYVWMFAIIGGFVLLLACINFMNLSTARSEKRAKEVGIRKTIGSMRSQLIRQFFSESVLMAVLAFVVAQIIVIVALPFFNDISGKQIILPSGNLYFWLAGIAFTLLTGLLAGIYPAIYLSSFRPIKVLKGSFKAGRSATTSRRVLVVVQFTVSIILIIGTVIVFRQIQFARSRPTGYSKQGLITILMKTMDYHNNFSVMRNELLQQGTILEMAESNTPVTENNHFNNGYTWEGMDASVSARFNTVSATAEYGRTVGFEFADGRDFSNQFATDSAAIIINEAAAAYMGFQKPVGKTIQQYGNTYHIIGVIRNMVMESPYEPVKPTIFNLQSEVGGIINIRLNPAKTTAESIASIQAASKKYAPQELFEYKFADEEFGNKFADEKRIGQLATCFAILAIFISCLGIFGMASFMAEQRTKEIGVRKVLGASVYSLWQLLSKEFIVLVFIALLIAMPSAYFFTKTWLQNYHYQAPVSWWIFLLAGLGTLLITLVTVSFQSLRAAIANPARSLKSE; encoded by the coding sequence ATGTACCGGAACTTTTTCAAAACTGCCTGGAGAAACATTATTGTCAACAAGACAAACTCCTTCATCAATATTGCCGGATTGTCGGTAGGAATGGCCATTTCGATGTTGATCGGATTATGGATCTGGAATGAATTGAGTTTCAACAAATCCTTCAGCAACTATAACAGCATTGCCCAGGTGATGCAAACTGAAACCCTGAACGGCCAGGTCAGTACGGATAAGGGCAATGTGATACCATTGGCGGCAGAGCTGCGGACAAAATACAAAGAGGATTTCACTCATGTGGTATTGTCTTCCTGGACCATGAACAGCATGGTGACTGCAGGTGAGAAAAAGATCAATACACAGGGAAATTATATGGAGAAAGATGCGCCTGCCATACTCAGTTTGCGAATGCTTGCAGGTAGTTTCAAAGGATTTGAAGAATATTCAACTGTGCTGCTGTCGAATTCTGTTGCCAAAGCACTGTATGGAAATGAAGATCCCATTGGAAAAACAATATCGATCGATGCTAACCGGAACCAGCAGGTGGTGGGTGTTTACGAAGATTTTCCTGCAAATTCCTCTTTCAGGGATGTTGCGTTCATTGCACCATTCCGCGACCTTACCACCTGGGTGAATGGCAATGAGAACAACTGGTACAATAAATCATTCCAGGTATTTGTACAGTTGGCTGCGCATGCAGACATGCAACAGGTGTCTGACAAGATCAGGAATGTTAAGCTGTCCCATATCGATGCGCAAACGGCAAAAATTGAAAGACCGGAAATGCTGCTCCATCCCATGAGCCGGTGGCATCTGTATTCAAAGTTCGAGAATGGCATCAGTGCCGGAGGGAGTATACAATATGTCTGGATGTTTGCCATTATCGGAGGATTTGTGTTGTTGCTGGCTTGTATCAATTTCATGAACCTGAGCACAGCCAGGAGCGAGAAGCGTGCAAAGGAAGTGGGGATCAGAAAAACAATTGGTTCGATGCGTTCACAACTGATCAGGCAGTTCTTCAGCGAGTCTGTGCTAATGGCAGTACTTGCTTTTGTAGTTGCCCAGATAATAGTTATCGTTGCGCTGCCATTCTTCAATGATATTTCAGGAAAACAGATCATTCTTCCATCCGGCAATCTTTATTTCTGGCTGGCAGGTATTGCTTTTACCTTGCTTACCGGCTTGCTGGCTGGTATCTATCCTGCGATCTATCTTTCTTCGTTCAGGCCGATAAAGGTTTTGAAAGGAAGTTTCAAAGCAGGCCGTTCCGCCACAACATCAAGAAGGGTTTTGGTAGTGGTCCAGTTTACTGTTTCCATTATTCTAATTATTGGAACAGTGATCGTTTTCAGGCAGATCCAGTTTGCGAGGTCCCGCCCCACCGGATATAGCAAGCAGGGGCTGATCACCATCCTGATGAAGACAATGGATTACCACAATAACTTTTCTGTAATGCGAAATGAACTGCTGCAGCAGGGAACGATCCTGGAAATGGCGGAATCCAACACGCCCGTAACCGAGAATAATCATTTCAATAATGGCTATACCTGGGAAGGGATGGACGCAAGTGTCAGCGCCAGGTTCAATACAGTGAGCGCAACAGCGGAGTATGGGAGAACAGTTGGATTTGAATTTGCAGATGGAAGGGATTTCAGCAACCAGTTTGCAACAGACTCTGCCGCCATTATCATTAATGAAGCCGCAGCTGCCTATATGGGTTTTCAAAAACCAGTGGGAAAAACCATTCAACAGTATGGTAATACATATCATATCATTGGTGTGATCAGGAATATGGTGATGGAATCACCCTATGAACCTGTGAAACCAACCATTTTCAACCTGCAATCCGAAGTGGGAGGTATTATCAATATAAGATTGAATCCTGCCAAAACTACTGCGGAATCGATCGCTTCCATTCAGGCGGCAAGTAAAAAATATGCACCGCAGGAACTTTTTGAATACAAATTCGCAGATGAGGAATTCGGGAATAAGTTTGCGGATGAAAAACGGATTGGTCAATTGGCTACCTGTTTTGCGATACTGGCCATCTTTATCTCCTGCCTTGGTATTTTTGGAATGGCATCCTTCATGGCTGAACAAAGAACTAAGGAAATAGGTGTAAGAAAAGTGCTGGGCGCATCTGTATACAGTCTCTGGCAATTATTGTCGAAGGAATTCATTGTGCTGGTATTTATTGCACTGCTCATTGCCATGCCATCGGCTTATTTCTTTACCAAAACATGGTTGCAGAATTATCATTATCAGGCTCCTGTATCCTGGTGGATATTCTTATTGGCAGGACTGGGTACATTATTGATCACTTTGGTTACAGTTAGCTTTCAGTCGCTCAGGGCTGCAATAGCCAATCCGGCCAGAAGCCTGAAATCGGAATAG
- a CDS encoding DUF6934 family protein, translated as MAVSPKIDFDELYEIENISEDLRYSYFNSKLDNGRDISLSVKISNQCHVLLPNVYNISFGPLNARGKINDKAELTHSDYSKVFSTILFSAYAYLKNNPDHYLGIDGSDNARAYFYFRALQRNFNFLDKYFRMFGVKYYVRITRFGKTQYDNPFDFEDIMPYPFRIRKGEQVSQDHMYNYFIFNLKQRGGNTQ; from the coding sequence ATGGCTGTTTCACCGAAGATTGATTTTGATGAGCTGTACGAAATAGAGAATATCTCTGAGGACCTGCGATACAGTTATTTCAATTCCAAACTGGATAATGGAAGGGATATTTCACTCAGCGTGAAGATCAGCAACCAATGTCATGTGCTGCTGCCGAACGTTTACAATATCAGTTTCGGCCCGCTGAATGCAAGAGGTAAGATCAACGACAAAGCTGAACTTACCCACTCCGATTATTCGAAAGTTTTTTCCACTATTCTATTTTCAGCTTACGCATACCTTAAGAACAATCCCGATCATTACCTGGGCATCGATGGCTCAGACAATGCCAGGGCCTATTTCTATTTCCGGGCGCTGCAAAGGAACTTTAACTTTCTGGACAAGTATTTCAGGATGTTTGGCGTGAAATATTATGTCCGGATCACTCGTTTTGGTAAGACCCAATATGATAATCCCTTTGATTTTGAGGATATTATGCCTTATCCTTTCCGGATCAGGAAGGGGGAACAGGTGAGCCAGGACCATATGTACAATTACTTCATCTTTAACCTGAAACAAAGAGGCGGAAATACACAATAA
- a CDS encoding DUF1634 domain-containing protein, producing MKALDNYSDRNIETAMGNLLRYGVLLSAAIVLVGGGIYLARHGHEQPAFRSFSGEPKQFTNLAMIFEYAGKGSGRAIIQVGVLVLIATPIARIVFSIIGFIKEKDVLYTGITLFVLGVIIASLL from the coding sequence ATGAAAGCATTGGATAATTATTCAGACAGGAACATAGAAACTGCCATGGGCAACCTGTTACGTTATGGTGTGCTGCTCAGTGCAGCCATCGTATTGGTGGGCGGCGGCATCTACCTGGCTCGTCACGGTCATGAACAGCCGGCTTTCCGGAGCTTCAGCGGCGAGCCAAAACAATTCACCAACCTGGCCATGATCTTCGAATATGCCGGCAAGGGAAGTGGCAGGGCTATTATCCAGGTGGGTGTTCTGGTATTGATAGCAACCCCCATTGCGCGGATCGTTTTTTCCATTATCGGATTCATCAAAGAAAAAGATGTACTATATACAGGGATTACGTTGTTTGTGTTAGGGGTGATCATTGCAAGCCTGCTATAA
- a CDS encoding sulfite exporter TauE/SafE family protein, which translates to MTIILFSIILFACSMAAGLVGSLTGLGGGVVLIPLLTLVFKVDIHYAIGTSLVSVIATSSGAAAAYVKEGITNIRLGMFLEVATTIGAIIGAFLATYVPTHWIAIVFGGILIFSAITSFSKHHEQIDTAPSGKYAAALRLNNTFPTAGGPQPYTVRNVAGGFFMMNIAGVISGLLGIGSGALKVIAMDRIMKIPFKVSTTTSNFMIGVTAAASAGIYLRRGYIDPGLSMPVLLGVLAGAFAGSKLLVKAKTKWLKIFFAIVVLFLAFQMICNGITNRL; encoded by the coding sequence GTGACGATAATTCTTTTTTCCATTATTCTATTTGCCTGCTCTATGGCAGCCGGACTGGTAGGATCGCTTACCGGCCTGGGAGGTGGTGTGGTATTGATTCCCCTGCTCACACTTGTTTTCAAAGTGGATATTCATTATGCAATTGGTACATCATTGGTCAGCGTGATCGCCACTTCTTCCGGCGCGGCAGCGGCTTACGTGAAGGAAGGCATCACCAATATCAGGCTCGGCATGTTCCTGGAAGTAGCTACTACTATTGGCGCCATTATCGGTGCATTTCTCGCTACCTATGTACCTACTCATTGGATCGCGATCGTTTTTGGCGGTATCCTTATCTTCTCCGCCATTACATCTTTTTCGAAACACCATGAACAAATAGATACAGCGCCTTCCGGAAAATATGCTGCAGCCCTAAGGCTCAATAATACTTTCCCAACTGCAGGAGGGCCGCAACCTTACACTGTCCGCAATGTGGCCGGAGGGTTTTTTATGATGAATATAGCAGGTGTGATCTCGGGATTGCTGGGAATTGGTTCCGGAGCGTTGAAGGTAATTGCCATGGACAGGATCATGAAGATACCTTTCAAAGTAAGTACCACTACCAGTAATTTCATGATCGGCGTAACGGCAGCGGCCAGCGCCGGCATCTATCTTCGCAGGGGTTATATCGATCCCGGCCTGAGCATGCCCGTATTACTCGGTGTGCTGGCAGGCGCATTTGCAGGATCGAAACTCCTGGTGAAAGCAAAAACGAAATGGTTGAAAATATTCTTTGCTATCGTAGTTCTTTTTCTGGCCTTCCAGATGATCTGCAATGGCATCACCAACCGTCTGTAA
- a CDS encoding sodium:solute symporter, whose amino-acid sequence MGTPVHPPGKFSWIDWGVVAIYFMLVIGISVFVSRKMESNTSDFFLGGGKIPWWAAGLSIFGSKLSALTFIAIPAKAYATDWVYLLNNLMIVAVAPIVVYFYLPYFRKLKLTSVYEYLQVRFSPAVKITGSLTFVIFQISRLGIVIYLPALVLSAVTGINIFACIIGVSLITTAYSVAGGIEAVVWTEVMQVGVLLGGAFCCLVFIANSLDGGFGQLFSEAASENKFRMAILESDITQPVLWVVLVGGFLTQLVTYSSDQVVVQRYLTTSSEKEARKSIYTNAVLVIPASLIFFMVGTALWVYFRHNPASLNPNGRVDDVFPWYISQELPTGLAGLVIAGLFAATMSTISSSMNSIATVVTTDFYKHFKPSSTDKQQFIFARYTTVVLGALGCLIAIYMVFLNNTSIWDQYLKIIGLFGGCLAGMFLAGIFFPKINSRGVMAGFVVSAIALYFIQDSGAINFFLYPAAAVLLCVTTAYIVSLIAPDKKQPLRAV is encoded by the coding sequence ATGGGAACACCTGTTCATCCACCAGGAAAATTCAGTTGGATCGATTGGGGAGTGGTGGCCATCTACTTTATGCTGGTAATCGGAATTAGTGTTTTTGTATCGAGAAAAATGGAAAGCAATACAAGCGATTTCTTTCTCGGCGGCGGCAAGATCCCCTGGTGGGCTGCCGGTCTCAGCATCTTCGGTTCCAAACTGAGTGCGCTGACCTTTATCGCCATCCCGGCAAAAGCATACGCTACTGATTGGGTTTATCTTCTGAACAATCTGATGATCGTTGCAGTGGCGCCCATCGTTGTATATTTCTATTTACCTTATTTCAGAAAACTCAAACTAACCAGTGTATACGAGTACCTGCAGGTTCGTTTCAGTCCGGCAGTGAAGATCACCGGTAGCCTCACTTTCGTGATCTTCCAGATCAGCAGGCTCGGTATCGTGATCTACCTGCCAGCACTGGTATTGAGCGCAGTGACCGGCATCAATATTTTCGCCTGTATCATTGGCGTGAGCCTCATCACTACCGCTTACAGTGTGGCTGGCGGCATCGAGGCTGTGGTTTGGACCGAAGTGATGCAGGTGGGCGTTCTGCTTGGCGGAGCATTCTGCTGTCTGGTCTTCATTGCCAATTCACTCGATGGCGGATTCGGTCAACTCTTCAGTGAAGCTGCTTCCGAAAACAAATTCCGCATGGCGATCCTGGAATCCGATATTACACAACCTGTACTTTGGGTGGTGCTTGTAGGCGGTTTCCTCACGCAACTGGTCACCTATTCTTCAGACCAGGTGGTGGTGCAACGATATCTCACTACATCATCGGAAAAGGAAGCAAGAAAATCTATCTACACCAATGCTGTGCTGGTGATCCCCGCTTCTCTGATCTTCTTCATGGTAGGTACTGCGCTCTGGGTGTATTTCAGGCATAACCCTGCATCCCTGAATCCAAACGGACGGGTGGACGATGTGTTCCCCTGGTATATTTCGCAGGAACTGCCTACGGGCCTTGCAGGACTGGTGATCGCCGGATTGTTTGCAGCCACCATGAGCACCATCAGCAGCAGCATGAACTCGATCGCCACTGTTGTTACTACCGATTTCTACAAACATTTCAAACCATCGAGCACCGATAAACAACAATTCATTTTTGCACGATACACAACAGTAGTATTGGGGGCATTGGGTTGCCTGATCGCCATCTATATGGTGTTCCTGAACAATACCAGTATCTGGGACCAGTACCTGAAGATCATCGGACTGTTTGGCGGCTGTCTGGCAGGGATGTTCCTGGCTGGTATTTTCTTCCCGAAGATCAACAGCAGGGGAGTGATGGCAGGTTTTGTTGTGAGTGCAATAGCTTTGTATTTCATCCAGGATTCAGGTGCGATCAATTTCTTCCTGTATCCTGCAGCAGCTGTATTGCTTTGCGTGACCACTGCATATATCGTTAGCCTGATCGCGCCGGATAAGAAGCAGCCGCTGCGTGCTGTATAG